In a genomic window of [Empedobacter] haloabium:
- the fliJ gene encoding flagellar export protein FliJ — protein sequence MASTSQLETLIDMARRETDDSAKRLGAALKAVTDAEEKLKMLVGYRDEYGRRFDASQQAGITPMAYRNFQAFMEKLDTAVRGQEEMVRHAQKRSENEKAKWQEAERKRMSYSTLRDREAARLQKIEAKRDQKAMDEHAARQAFYKR from the coding sequence ATGGCCTCGACATCCCAACTTGAAACCCTGATCGACATGGCGCGCCGCGAGACGGACGACAGCGCCAAGCGGCTCGGTGCGGCCTTGAAAGCCGTCACCGATGCGGAGGAAAAGCTGAAGATGCTGGTCGGCTACCGCGACGAGTATGGCCGCCGCTTCGATGCATCCCAGCAGGCCGGCATTACCCCGATGGCGTACCGCAATTTCCAGGCCTTCATGGAAAAGCTCGACACGGCCGTGCGCGGCCAGGAAGAGATGGTGCGCCACGCGCAGAAGCGCAGCGAGAACGAGAAGGCGAAATGGCAGGAAGCGGAGCGCAAGCGGATGTCGTATTCCACGCTGCGCGACCGCGAGGCGGCGCGGCTGCAGAAGATCGAAGCCAAGCGCGACCAGAAGGCCATGGACGAGCACGCCGCACGGCAGGCATTTTACAAACGCTGA
- the fliM gene encoding flagellar motor switch protein FliM — protein MADNFLSQEEVDALLKGVNGDQDDVAAPEEVAGVRTYNLATQERIVRGRMPTLEIINERFARLLRVGLFNFLRRSAEVSVGSVRVSKYSEFIRNLVVPTNLNLVHMKPLRGTALMVFDPGLVFLLVDNLFGGDGRFHTRVEGRDFTATEQRIILRILDIVFEAYTKSWEPVFPVEFEYIRSEMNTQFANIATPNEVVVASTFTVELGSVSGQIHFCMPYSMIEPIRDALTSSLQGEALEVDKRWIRLMTQQIQIAEVELVARLGTAKVSFDEILNMRVGDIIPLNIPETIEATVDGVPVLDCTYGVMNGQYALKVEKLLANSDTLSK, from the coding sequence ATGGCTGATAATTTTCTCTCCCAGGAAGAAGTCGATGCCCTCCTGAAAGGCGTTAATGGCGATCAGGACGACGTCGCCGCGCCCGAGGAAGTCGCGGGAGTCAGAACCTACAACCTGGCAACCCAGGAGCGCATCGTGCGCGGCCGGATGCCAACGTTGGAGATTATCAACGAGCGTTTCGCCCGGCTGCTCCGCGTTGGCCTGTTCAACTTCCTGCGCCGCAGCGCCGAGGTGTCGGTGGGTTCGGTGCGCGTGTCGAAGTACAGCGAGTTCATCCGTAACCTGGTCGTGCCGACCAACCTGAACCTGGTGCACATGAAGCCGCTGCGCGGCACCGCGCTGATGGTGTTCGACCCGGGCCTGGTGTTCCTGCTGGTCGACAACCTGTTCGGCGGCGACGGCCGCTTCCATACCCGCGTCGAGGGCCGCGATTTCACGGCCACCGAGCAGCGCATCATCCTGCGCATCCTCGATATCGTGTTCGAGGCATACACGAAGTCATGGGAACCGGTGTTCCCCGTCGAATTCGAGTACATTCGTTCCGAAATGAACACCCAGTTCGCCAATATCGCGACGCCGAACGAGGTGGTGGTGGCGTCCACGTTCACGGTCGAGCTCGGTTCCGTGTCGGGCCAGATCCACTTCTGCATGCCCTACTCGATGATCGAGCCGATCCGCGACGCGCTGACCTCGTCGCTGCAGGGCGAGGCGCTGGAGGTGGACAAGCGCTGGATCCGCCTGATGACGCAGCAGATCCAGATCGCCGAGGTGGAGCTGGTGGCACGGCTGGGCACGGCCAAGGTCAGCTTCGACGAGATCCTCAACATGCGCGTGGGTGACATCATTCCGCTGAACATTCCGGAAACGATCGAGGCCACCGTGGACGGCGTACCGGTGCTCGATTGCACCTATGGCGTCATGAACGGACAATATGCGTTGAAGGTCGAGAAGTTGCTCGCCAATAGCGATACGCTGAGTAAATAG
- the fliO gene encoding flagellar biosynthetic protein FliO: protein MRRASRNALSTTLLAGFLLSSSFVVSAQNVVTAPTNRTVAPVKAGEPATVPVDAAVAGAPAVAPVSETPDPAAPPAPRAVTPEQQAALAGARPVTPTPMPAAPSAAGSLLQTVAALAAVLAIVMGLAWLLKRFGPKHITGGSTVKLVGALSVGARERILVVEVGDQWIVVGASPGRMNALATLPRQEADPAGLAPHPNLPATNFSEWFKQTIEKRNGK, encoded by the coding sequence ATGAGGCGCGCGTCCAGGAACGCGCTGTCGACGACGCTGCTGGCCGGCTTTTTGCTGTCCAGCAGCTTTGTCGTTTCTGCGCAGAACGTCGTTACCGCGCCCACCAACCGCACCGTCGCGCCCGTGAAGGCGGGCGAGCCTGCCACCGTGCCGGTGGACGCCGCTGTCGCCGGTGCGCCCGCTGTCGCGCCCGTCAGCGAAACGCCGGACCCGGCCGCGCCGCCTGCGCCGCGTGCCGTCACGCCGGAACAGCAGGCCGCCCTGGCCGGTGCCCGGCCCGTGACGCCGACGCCGATGCCGGCGGCACCGTCCGCCGCCGGCAGCCTGTTGCAGACGGTGGCCGCGCTGGCCGCCGTGCTGGCCATCGTCATGGGCCTGGCCTGGCTGCTCAAGCGCTTCGGTCCGAAGCACATCACGGGCGGCTCCACCGTCAAGCTGGTGGGCGCCCTGTCGGTGGGCGCACGCGAGCGCATCCTGGTGGTGGAAGTGGGCGACCAGTGGATCGTCGTGGGCGCCTCGCCCGGGCGGATGAACGCGCTGGCGACGCTGCCGCGCCAGGAGGCCGATCCGGCCGGGCTGGCGCCGCACCCGAACCTGCCGGCCACCAATTTCTCCGAGTGGTTCAAACAGACGATTGAAAAGCGCAATGGCAAGTAA
- the flgL gene encoding flagellar hook-associated protein FlgL, translating into MTLRISTSMMYDRGTSQLGTLQSNMLKTQMQLSTGRRVLTPSDDPVASARALEVTQSLELNEQYKTNRQTAQSSLAQVDTVLDTVGDLLDDVKDTVLYAGNPALSIADREALAVDLEARMADLLGQANTADGTGGYVFAGYKTNTLPFARTSTGATYYGDQGERELQVGSGRKMSISASGSQIFESNLTGNGTFLTKPHVPDPADPTDVPNAGTGIISPGTVSNAAQLTGHNYSITFAKDATTGTMQYSVTDDTLGTEVVPLTDYKAGQPIAFDGVTFDIKGEPADTDKFTLEPSKNQSVFETIQNVINALRTAGTGPTAGAKLTNALNEANQNIQQASDNVLSVRASVGARGKELDYLDNSGSEMSIQYKSQVSDLIEVDPIEAASRFAQQTSSLQAAQQTFKMATGLSLFNYLN; encoded by the coding sequence ATGACCCTGCGTATCAGCACCAGCATGATGTACGACCGCGGCACCAGCCAGCTGGGCACGCTGCAATCGAACATGCTGAAGACCCAGATGCAGCTCTCCACGGGCCGCCGCGTGCTGACGCCGTCGGACGATCCGGTCGCCTCGGCGCGCGCGCTGGAAGTGACGCAGTCGCTGGAACTGAACGAGCAGTACAAGACCAATCGCCAGACGGCGCAGTCGTCGCTGGCGCAGGTGGATACGGTGCTGGACACGGTGGGCGACCTGCTGGACGACGTCAAGGACACCGTGCTGTACGCCGGTAACCCGGCCCTGTCGATCGCCGACCGCGAAGCGCTGGCCGTGGACCTGGAAGCGCGCATGGCGGACCTGCTGGGCCAGGCCAACACGGCCGACGGCACCGGCGGCTACGTTTTTGCCGGCTACAAGACCAACACGCTGCCGTTCGCCCGCACGTCCACTGGCGCCACCTACTACGGCGACCAGGGCGAGCGCGAACTGCAGGTGGGGTCGGGGCGCAAGATGTCGATCAGCGCCTCCGGCAGCCAGATCTTCGAGAGCAACCTGACGGGCAACGGCACCTTCCTGACCAAGCCGCACGTGCCGGACCCGGCCGACCCGACCGACGTACCCAATGCCGGCACGGGCATCATCTCGCCGGGCACCGTGTCGAACGCCGCCCAGCTGACGGGCCACAACTATTCGATCACGTTCGCCAAGGACGCGACGACGGGCACGATGCAGTACAGCGTGACGGACGACACGCTGGGCACGGAAGTGGTACCGCTGACGGATTACAAGGCGGGCCAGCCGATCGCCTTCGACGGCGTCACGTTCGACATCAAGGGCGAGCCGGCCGACACCGACAAGTTCACCCTCGAGCCCAGCAAGAACCAGTCGGTGTTCGAGACGATCCAGAACGTCATCAACGCATTGCGCACGGCGGGCACGGGCCCGACGGCGGGCGCCAAGCTGACCAACGCGCTGAATGAAGCCAACCAGAACATCCAGCAGGCCTCCGACAACGTGCTGTCGGTGCGCGCCTCGGTCGGCGCGCGTGGGAAGGAGCTGGACTACCTGGACAACTCCGGCTCGGAGATGTCGATCCAGTACAAGAGCCAGGTTTCCGACCTGATCGAAGTCGATCCCATCGAAGCCGCGTCGCGCTTTGCGCAGCAGACCAGCAGCTTGCAGGCGGCGCAGCAGACGTTCAAGATGGCGACTGGGTTGTCGCTGTTTAATTATCTGAACTAA
- the fliR gene encoding flagellar biosynthetic protein FliR — translation MLVLTAAEINTWIAGLIWPLTRILGLITASPVFGNARIPQTVQLSLGVMIAIGIAPLVPAVPAADPASWAGLLILAKELITGVAMGLAMRIVFAAVEMAGEISSLTMGLGFASFFDPMSQGRSSGIAQFLTWIATMSLLVANVHLLLLEALAESFFTLPIASTTFHGGGFWDLATWGAKIFSAGLQLSLPLVAALLITNVALGILTRAAPQLNLFGIGFPITLGAGFLVLMISLPYLTTPLMNLLGQGTEKARHLPRAFAGKGDLPASPQAQRAPGSAPGQ, via the coding sequence ATGCTGGTCCTGACCGCCGCGGAAATCAATACGTGGATCGCCGGCCTGATCTGGCCGCTGACGCGCATCCTCGGCCTGATCACGGCCTCGCCCGTGTTCGGCAACGCCCGCATCCCCCAGACCGTCCAGCTGAGCCTGGGCGTGATGATCGCCATCGGCATCGCCCCGCTCGTCCCCGCCGTGCCGGCCGCCGATCCCGCTTCGTGGGCCGGCCTGTTGATCCTGGCAAAAGAGTTGATCACGGGTGTCGCGATGGGCCTGGCGATGCGCATCGTGTTCGCCGCCGTCGAGATGGCGGGCGAGATCAGCAGCCTGACGATGGGCCTGGGCTTTGCCAGCTTCTTCGATCCGATGTCGCAGGGCCGCAGCTCCGGCATCGCCCAGTTCCTGACGTGGATCGCCACGATGTCGCTGCTGGTCGCCAACGTCCACTTGCTGCTGCTGGAGGCCCTGGCGGAAAGCTTCTTCACCTTGCCGATCGCCAGCACGACCTTCCACGGTGGCGGCTTCTGGGACCTGGCAACCTGGGGCGCGAAGATCTTCAGCGCCGGGCTGCAGCTGTCGCTGCCGCTGGTGGCGGCCCTGCTGATCACCAACGTCGCGCTGGGCATCCTGACGCGCGCGGCGCCGCAGCTGAACCTGTTCGGCATCGGTTTTCCGATCACCTTGGGGGCCGGCTTCCTGGTGCTGATGATCTCGCTGCCCTATCTCACCACGCCGCTGATGAACTTGCTGGGCCAGGGGACCGAGAAGGCAAGGCATCTGCCGCGGGCGTTTGCTGGCAAGGGGGATTTGCCGGCGTCGCCGCAAGCGCAGCGCGCGCCTGGGTCGGCACCTGGTCAGTAA
- the fliQ gene encoding flagellar biosynthesis protein FliQ has protein sequence MTPETVMSMGRHAMEITLMVAAPLLLVALVIGLIVSIFQAATQINEQTLSFIPKLVGVFVALVVAGPWMISVMTDYMREIFSGIPGMVG, from the coding sequence ATGACACCGGAAACCGTGATGTCGATGGGCCGCCACGCGATGGAGATCACCCTGATGGTGGCCGCGCCGCTGCTGCTGGTGGCGCTGGTGATCGGCCTGATCGTGTCGATCTTCCAGGCCGCCACGCAGATCAACGAGCAGACGCTGTCGTTCATCCCCAAGCTGGTCGGCGTGTTTGTCGCGCTGGTCGTGGCCGGCCCGTGGATGATTTCGGTGATGACGGACTATATGCGCGAGATCTTCAGCGGCATCCCCGGCATGGTCGGCTGA
- the fliI gene encoding flagellar protein export ATPase FliI, which yields MDTKVTEQAGAELHAGRWRSWLNDCGAVLDFVEPVQVSGRVTRVAGLVMEAVGLRLAVGAACTVPLPGGGRVEAEVVGFEGSRLFLMPQSDVEGIVPGTHVYPAEPLIPKPGSVANATPRRRTSDRARQLPVGPELLGRVIDGAGRPLDGLGPIEASDSAPINVRPANPLGRAPIVETLDVGVRCINAMLTVGRGQRMGLFAGSGVGKSVLLGMMARYTAADIIVVGLIGERGREVKEFIDHILGEEGRARSVVIAAPADTPPLMRMQATAYSTAIAEHFRDKGQNVLLIVDSLTRYAMAQREIALAIGEPPATKGYPPSVFAKLPVLVERAGNGEEGGGSITAFYTVLTEGDDQQDPIADSARAILDGHIVLNRRLAEAGHYPAIDIEQSISRAAHSITTQEHQTQARRLKQLFSRYERSRDLIAVGAYTPGTDPVLDQAIKLHDRIEHFLQQKITERVDMLESLGQLATLFD from the coding sequence ATGGACACGAAAGTGACGGAACAGGCCGGCGCGGAACTGCACGCCGGCCGTTGGCGTTCCTGGCTGAACGATTGCGGCGCCGTGCTCGATTTCGTCGAGCCCGTGCAGGTGTCCGGCCGCGTCACCCGCGTGGCCGGCCTCGTCATGGAGGCCGTCGGCCTGCGCCTCGCCGTCGGTGCCGCGTGTACCGTGCCGCTGCCGGGCGGCGGCCGCGTCGAAGCGGAAGTGGTCGGCTTCGAGGGCAGCCGGCTGTTCCTGATGCCGCAAAGCGATGTCGAAGGCATCGTGCCCGGCACCCATGTCTATCCCGCCGAGCCGCTGATCCCGAAACCCGGTTCCGTTGCCAACGCCACGCCGCGGCGGCGCACCAGCGACCGCGCGCGCCAGCTGCCCGTCGGCCCCGAACTGCTGGGCCGCGTGATCGACGGCGCCGGCCGCCCCCTCGACGGACTCGGCCCCATCGAGGCCTCCGACAGCGCCCCCATCAACGTACGGCCCGCCAATCCGCTGGGCCGGGCGCCGATCGTCGAGACCCTGGACGTGGGCGTGCGTTGCATCAACGCGATGCTGACCGTGGGCCGGGGCCAACGGATGGGCTTGTTTGCGGGGTCCGGCGTCGGCAAATCGGTGCTGCTGGGCATGATGGCACGCTATACGGCGGCCGACATCATCGTCGTCGGCCTGATCGGCGAACGGGGCCGCGAGGTCAAGGAATTCATCGACCACATCCTGGGCGAGGAAGGCCGGGCCCGCTCGGTCGTCATCGCGGCGCCGGCCGATACGCCGCCGCTGATGCGGATGCAGGCCACCGCCTATTCCACCGCCATCGCCGAGCACTTCCGCGACAAGGGCCAGAACGTGCTGCTGATCGTCGACTCGCTGACCCGTTACGCGATGGCGCAGCGCGAGATCGCGCTGGCGATCGGCGAACCGCCGGCGACCAAGGGCTACCCGCCGTCGGTGTTCGCCAAGCTGCCCGTGCTGGTGGAACGGGCCGGCAACGGCGAGGAAGGCGGCGGCTCGATCACGGCGTTCTACACCGTGCTGACGGAAGGCGACGACCAGCAGGACCCGATCGCCGACTCGGCGCGCGCGATCCTGGACGGCCACATCGTGCTGAACCGGCGCCTGGCCGAGGCGGGCCACTACCCCGCCATCGACATCGAGCAGTCGATCTCGCGTGCCGCCCACTCGATCACGACCCAGGAACACCAGACCCAGGCACGCCGCCTGAAGCAGCTGTTCTCGCGCTACGAGCGCAGCCGCGACCTGATCGCCGTCGGCGCCTACACCCCGGGCACCGATCCCGTGCTGGACCAGGCCATCAAGCTGCACGACCGCATCGAGCACTTCCTGCAGCAGAAGATCACGGAACGGGTCGACATGCTGGAGAGTTTGGGGCAATTAGCCACGCTGTTCGACTGA
- the fliN gene encoding flagellar motor switch protein FliN: protein MSDNQDDQTADDDLWGAAIAEQAKAEAEALEKQAATAAVFKDFSNTAPKTETHNDIDFILDIPVQLTVELGRTKIAIKNLLQLAQGSVVELDGLAGEPMDVLVNGCLIAQGEVVVVNDKFGIRLTDIITPSERIRKLNK, encoded by the coding sequence ATGTCTGACAACCAGGACGATCAAACGGCGGACGACGATCTGTGGGGTGCCGCGATCGCCGAGCAGGCCAAGGCCGAAGCCGAAGCCCTTGAAAAGCAGGCCGCCACGGCCGCCGTCTTCAAGGATTTCTCGAACACGGCGCCGAAAACGGAAACCCATAACGACATCGACTTCATCCTGGACATCCCCGTCCAGCTGACGGTCGAGCTGGGCCGCACCAAGATCGCCATCAAGAACCTGCTGCAGCTGGCGCAGGGCTCGGTGGTCGAGCTGGACGGCCTGGCCGGCGAGCCGATGGACGTACTGGTCAATGGCTGCCTGATCGCCCAGGGCGAGGTGGTGGTGGTGAACGACAAGTTCGGTATCCGTTTGACGGACATCATCACGCCGTCCGAACGTATCCGAAAACTGAATAAATGA
- the fliL gene encoding flagellar basal body-associated protein FliL — protein sequence MKAEAKAEAAPAGGGSKKKLIIIIVAVLILAIGGGAGAFFMLKGQDASAEHEEEPVKKKSKKKKKEAGPPVYVPVEPFTVNLQPEEGEQYLQLAFTLQVGDAEQSEVIKNNMPKVRSRILLLLSSKKASEINTPEGKQALSKEILEQVNQPFEDHGDEQEVTEVLFTSFIIQ from the coding sequence ATGAAGGCTGAGGCAAAAGCTGAAGCGGCACCGGCCGGCGGCGGGTCCAAGAAAAAACTGATCATCATCATCGTGGCCGTGCTGATCCTGGCCATCGGCGGCGGCGCGGGCGCATTCTTCATGCTCAAGGGCCAGGACGCCTCGGCGGAGCATGAGGAAGAGCCGGTCAAGAAGAAGTCGAAGAAGAAAAAGAAGGAGGCGGGTCCGCCCGTCTATGTGCCGGTCGAGCCGTTTACCGTGAACCTGCAACCCGAGGAAGGCGAGCAGTACCTGCAACTGGCCTTCACGCTGCAGGTAGGCGACGCGGAGCAATCCGAGGTCATCAAGAACAACATGCCAAAGGTGCGCAGCCGTATCCTGCTCCTGCTATCCTCGAAAAAAGCGTCCGAGATCAATACGCCGGAAGGCAAGCAGGCGCTCAGCAAGGAAATCCTGGAACAGGTCAACCAGCCGTTCGAGGACCATGGCGACGAGCAGGAAGTGACCGAAGTATTGTTTACCTCGTTTATCATTCAATAA
- the fliP gene encoding flagellar type III secretion system pore protein FliP (The bacterial flagellar biogenesis protein FliP forms a type III secretion system (T3SS)-type pore required for flagellar assembly.), whose translation MSRPALLGLLLLPLLAAAEPTIPAFTTSAAPGGGTQYGLTLQTLILMTSLTFLPAVLLMMTGFTRIVIVLSLLRQALGTQTAPPNQVMIGLALFLTFFVMGPTFDRIYTEAYQPLQANQITMQQAMERGSAPLKQFMLKQTRQADLALFVKISRSPALQGPEDVPLRILIPAFITSELKTAFQIGFAIFIPFLIIDMVVASVLMSMGMMMMSPAVISLPFKMMLFVLVDGWQLLLGSLSQSFY comes from the coding sequence CTGTCGCGCCCTGCTCTTCTCGGCTTGCTGCTGTTGCCGCTGCTGGCGGCCGCCGAGCCCACGATCCCCGCCTTTACCACCAGCGCCGCCCCGGGCGGCGGCACGCAATACGGCCTGACGCTGCAGACGCTCATCCTGATGACGTCGCTGACGTTCCTGCCGGCCGTGCTGCTGATGATGACGGGCTTCACCCGCATCGTCATCGTGCTGTCGCTGCTGCGCCAGGCGCTGGGCACGCAGACGGCGCCGCCGAACCAGGTGATGATCGGGCTGGCGCTGTTCCTGACGTTCTTCGTGATGGGCCCCACGTTCGACCGCATCTACACGGAGGCCTACCAGCCGCTGCAGGCCAACCAGATCACGATGCAGCAGGCGATGGAACGGGGTTCGGCGCCCTTGAAGCAGTTCATGCTGAAGCAGACGCGCCAGGCCGACCTGGCGCTGTTCGTCAAGATCTCGCGCAGCCCCGCGCTGCAGGGCCCGGAGGACGTGCCGCTGCGCATCCTGATCCCGGCCTTCATCACGAGCGAGCTGAAGACGGCGTTCCAGATCGGCTTTGCCATCTTCATCCCGTTCCTGATCATCGACATGGTGGTGGCCTCGGTCCTGATGTCGATGGGTATGATGATGATGTCGCCCGCCGTCATCTCGCTGCCGTTCAAGATGATGCTGTTCGTGCTGGTGGACGGCTGGCAGCTGCTGCTGGGCTCCTTGTCCCAGAGCTTCTATTAG
- a CDS encoding flagellar hook-length control protein FliK — protein sequence MQTQSIQNTLLNTTAPSAPKATPSGDLDFKQALARQVERQPVNQLKPIDKQAIKQPQAAVNKQAEPVKAPPPRQAPAPGPQNKTAAPPPKAPTTAKPAQAASDANATEAADKAASTAPADRADDTAADTAVAETAVPVDAAAAEAAAQAAAASEAAAAVDPMANMLAMIAAYNQQTKSAPGPSEEISTTGDTAGGQAETGDPLAALQGNGSGAKAGAPLGAQTNGKDGAIALPQGDSEAGDAGKLKLEAGAAKTELKAEAFAAKLADASAAAQPVLPQATQAVLATAQAAEAAASNQLQARVGTNAWEQQLGQKVVWMVAGGDQSASLTLNPPDLGPLQIVLNVSNDQASVSFMAAEAETRQAIEDAMPKLRETMSEAGIELGNTSVSTGTQDQRQAFAEQAEARAAAGMRRSGNETGGGAEQAKPEPVVRRTVLGAVDTFA from the coding sequence ATGCAGACCCAGTCCATCCAGAACACCTTATTGAACACCACGGCACCGTCGGCGCCCAAAGCCACGCCGTCCGGCGACCTCGACTTCAAGCAGGCGCTGGCGCGCCAGGTGGAGCGGCAGCCGGTCAATCAGCTCAAGCCGATCGACAAGCAGGCCATCAAGCAGCCGCAGGCTGCGGTCAACAAGCAGGCCGAGCCCGTCAAGGCACCGCCGCCGCGGCAGGCCCCTGCGCCAGGCCCGCAGAACAAGACCGCTGCGCCGCCGCCCAAGGCGCCCACGACGGCTAAACCGGCCCAGGCCGCCAGCGACGCCAACGCCACCGAAGCGGCGGACAAGGCCGCCAGCACCGCACCGGCCGACCGCGCCGATGACACGGCTGCCGACACCGCTGTTGCCGAAACCGCCGTGCCGGTGGACGCGGCCGCCGCCGAGGCCGCTGCGCAAGCCGCCGCGGCAAGCGAAGCCGCCGCCGCCGTCGATCCGATGGCCAACATGCTGGCGATGATCGCCGCGTACAACCAGCAGACCAAGTCCGCGCCCGGTCCGTCCGAGGAAATCTCGACGACCGGCGACACTGCCGGCGGCCAGGCCGAAACCGGCGATCCGCTGGCCGCCCTGCAGGGCAACGGCAGCGGCGCCAAGGCTGGCGCACCGCTGGGCGCTCAGACCAACGGCAAGGACGGCGCCATTGCGCTGCCGCAGGGCGACAGTGAAGCGGGCGACGCCGGCAAGCTGAAGCTCGAGGCCGGCGCCGCGAAGACGGAACTGAAGGCCGAGGCGTTCGCCGCCAAGCTGGCGGACGCCAGCGCGGCGGCCCAGCCCGTGCTGCCGCAAGCCACGCAGGCAGTGCTGGCCACGGCCCAGGCCGCCGAGGCAGCCGCGTCGAACCAGTTGCAGGCCCGCGTCGGCACCAATGCCTGGGAACAGCAGCTGGGCCAGAAGGTCGTGTGGATGGTGGCCGGCGGTGACCAGAGCGCGTCGCTGACCCTGAACCCGCCCGACCTGGGTCCGCTGCAGATCGTGCTGAACGTGTCGAACGACCAGGCCAGCGTCAGCTTCATGGCCGCCGAGGCGGAAACCCGCCAGGCCATCGAGGACGCCATGCCGAAGCTGCGCGAAACGATGAGCGAGGCCGGCATCGAGCTGGGCAACACCAGCGTCTCGACCGGCACGCAGGACCAGCGCCAGGCGTTTGCCGAACAGGCCGAGGCACGCGCGGCGGCCGGCATGCGCCGCTCGGGCAACGAGACGGGCGGCGGCGCCGAGCAGGCCAAGCCGGAACCCGTGGTCCGGCGCACGGTATTGGGCGCCGTCGATACGTTCGCCTGA